A stretch of Brassica napus cultivar Da-Ae chromosome C6, Da-Ae, whole genome shotgun sequence DNA encodes these proteins:
- the LOC106390565 gene encoding xanthoxin dehydrogenase isoform X2: MSTENIQHSSLPTQRLLGKVALITGGATGIGESIARLFHKHGAKVCIVDVQDDLGDKVLKTLLANSEESACFIHGDVTQEDDISNAVDFAVKRFGTLDILINNAGVSEAPCPDIRNNSLTEFEMVFNVNVKGAFLGMKHAARVMIPAKKGSIVSLCSVGGVVGGVGPHAYVGSKHAVLGLTRSVAAELGQHGIRVNCVSPYAVLTNLALAHLPEDERTEGVVAGFRSFAAANANLKGVELTVDDVANAVLFLASDESRYVSGDNLMVDGGFTCTNHSFKVFR; encoded by the exons atgtcaACTGAAAACATTCAACATTCTTCTCTCCCTACTCAAAG GCTTTTGGGTAAAGTGGCGTTGATAACCGGAGGAGCCACAGGGATAGGCGAAAGCATCGCTCGTCTGTTCCACAAGCACGGTGCCAAAGTCTGCATCGTCGACGTCCAAGACGATCTCGGAGACAAAGTTCTCAAAACTCTGTTAGCCAACTCGGAGGAGTCAGCTTGTTTCATCCACGGTGACGTCACACAAGAAGACGACATCAGTAACGCTGTTGACTTCGCCGTCAAGCGTTTCGGGACACTTGACATACTCATCAACAACGCAGGAGTAAGCGAAGCACCGTGTCCGGACATCCGCAACAACAGTTTAACCGAGTTCGAGATGGTCTTCAACGTCAACGTGAAAGGAGCTTTCCTAGGGATGAAACATGCGGCGCGTGTGATGATCCCCGCCAAGAAAGGCTCGATAGTCTCTTTATGCAGCGTTGGCGGCGTTGTCGGAGGCGTTGGTCCGCACGCTTACGTCGGCTCCAAGCACGCGGTTCTAGGTTTGACTAGGAGCGTTGCGGCAGAGCTAGGACAGCACGGGATACGCGTGAACTGCGTTTCGCCTTACGCGGTTTTGACCAACCTCGCGCTGGCTCATTTGCCTGAGGATGAGAGGACGGAAGGCGTGGTCGCTGGTTTCAGGAGTTTCGCCGCTGCGAACGCGAATCTGAAAGGTGTTGAGTTGACGGTTGATGACGTGGCGAACGCGGTTTTGTTTCTGGCTAGTGATGAGTCGCGGTATGTGAGTGGAGATAATCTGATGGTTGATGGTGGGTTCACTTGCACTAACCACTCCTTTAAAGTTTTTAG ATGA
- the LOC106390565 gene encoding xanthoxin dehydrogenase isoform X1, translating to MSTENIQHSSLPTQRLLGKVALITGGATGIGESIARLFHKHGAKVCIVDVQDDLGDKVLKTLLANSEESACFIHGDVTQEDDISNAVDFAVKRFGTLDILINNAGVSEAPCPDIRNNSLTEFEMVFNVNVKGAFLGMKHAARVMIPAKKGSIVSLCSVGGVVGGVGPHAYVGSKHAVLGLTRSVAAELGQHGIRVNCVSPYAVLTNLALAHLPEDERTEGVVAGFRSFAAANANLKGVELTVDDVANAVLFLASDESRYVSGDNLMVDGGFTCTNHSFKVFR from the exons atgtcaACTGAAAACATTCAACATTCTTCTCTCCCTACTCAAAG GCTTTTGGGTAAAGTGGCGTTGATAACCGGAGGAGCCACAGGGATAGGCGAAAGCATCGCTCGTCTGTTCCACAAGCACGGTGCCAAAGTCTGCATCGTCGACGTCCAAGACGATCTCGGAGACAAAGTTCTCAAAACTCTGTTAGCCAACTCGGAGGAGTCAGCTTGTTTCATCCACGGTGACGTCACACAAGAAGACGACATCAGTAACGCTGTTGACTTCGCCGTCAAGCGTTTCGGGACACTTGACATACTCATCAACAACGCAGGAGTAAGCGAAGCACCGTGTCCGGACATCCGCAACAACAGTTTAACCGAGTTCGAGATGGTCTTCAACGTCAACGTGAAAGGAGCTTTCCTAGGGATGAAACATGCGGCGCGTGTGATGATCCCCGCCAAGAAAGGCTCGATAGTCTCTTTATGCAGCGTTGGCGGCGTTGTCGGAGGCGTTGGTCCGCACGCTTACGTCGGCTCCAAGCACGCGGTTCTAGGTTTGACTAGGAGCGTTGCGGCAGAGCTAGGACAGCACGGGATACGCGTGAACTGCGTTTCGCCTTACGCGGTTTTGACCAACCTCGCGCTGGCTCATTTGCCTGAGGATGAGAGGACGGAAGGCGTGGTCGCTGGTTTCAGGAGTTTCGCCGCTGCGAACGCGAATCTGAAAGGTGTTGAGTTGACGGTTGATGACGTGGCGAACGCGGTTTTGTTTCTGGCTAGTGATGAGTCGCGGTATGTGAGTGGAGATAATCTGATGGTTGATGGTGGGTTCACTTGCACTAACCACTCCTTTAAAGTTTTTAGATGA